One part of the Solea solea chromosome 16, fSolSol10.1, whole genome shotgun sequence genome encodes these proteins:
- the LOC131475938 gene encoding transcription factor Sox-8, with protein sequence MLKMTEEHDKCGGDQPCSPSGTNSSMSQDESDSDAPSSPTGSDGQGSLLTGLGKKLDCEDDDRFPACIREAVSQVLKGYDWSLVPMPVRGSGSMKNKPHVKRPMNAFMVWAQAARRKLADQYPHLHNAELSKTLGKLWRLLSESEKRPFVDEAERLRVQHKKDHPDYKYQPRRRKNVKPGQSDSDSGAELAHHMYKAEPGMGGLAGMTDGHHHPEHAGQPHGPPTPPTTPKTDLHHGVKQDLKHEGRRLVDSSRQNIDFSNVDISELSTDVISNMETFDVHEFDQYLPLNGHTSGSSALPSDHSHGQAPAPGSSYTSSYGHTGANGSVWSRKGPMSSSSSSSAGEVAQHRLHIKTEQLSPSHYSEHSHGSPSHSDYGSFSSQACVTSATSAAAAAASFSSSQCDYTDLQSSNYYNPYSGYPSSLYQYPYFHSSRRPYTSPILNSLSMAPAHSPTASSWDQPVYTTLSRP encoded by the exons atgttaaaaatgacagaGGAGCATGACAAGTGTGGCGGCGACCAGCCGTGCAGTCCATCCGGCACAAACAGCTCCATGTCTCAGGACGAGTCCGACTCAGACGCTCCGTCCTCGCCGACGGGATCCGACGGCCAAGGATCCCTGCTCACCGGTCTGGGCAAGAAACTGGACTGCGAGGATGACGACCGGTTCCCGGCTTGCATACGGGAAGCCGTTTCTCAGGTGCTCAAGGGATACGACTGGTCCTTGGTGCCCATGCCCGTGCGAGGGAGCGGATCCATGAAGAACAAACCCCACGTCAAAAGACCCATGAATGCGTTCATGGTTTGGGCGCAGGCGGCGCGCAGAAAGCTGGCGGATCAATATCCGCACCTGCACAACGCCGAACTGAGCAAGACGCTGGGGAAACTGTGGCg CTTGCTCTCAGAGAGTGAAAAGAGGCCGTTTGTTGATGAAGCAGAAAGGCTCCGCGTTCAGCACAAGAAAGATCACCCAGACTACAAGTACCAGCCTCGGCGACGGAAGAATGTGAAGCCAGGCCAGAGTGACTCAGATTCGGGAGCAGAACTGGCACATCACATGTATAAAGCTGAACCCGGCATGGGAGGACTGGCAGGGATGACAGATGGACACCACCACCCTGAACATGCAG GTCAGCCCCATGGTCCCCCAACACCACCCACCACTCCCAAAACAGATCTGCACCACGGTGTGAAACAGGATCTGAAGCATGAAGGCCGTCGTCTTGTTGACAGCAGCAGGCAAAACATCGACTTCAGCAACGTGGACATCTCCGAGCTTAGCACTGATGTCATCAGCAACATGGAGACCTTCGATGTGCATGAGTTCGACCAGTACCTCCCGCTCAACGGCCACACCTCAGGCTCCTCCGCCCTGCCCTCAGACCACAGCCACGGGCAGGCTCCAGCGCCCGGCAGCTCTTACACTTCCTCATACGGCCACACAGGTGCCAACGGATCAGTGTGGAGTCGCAAAGGCcccatgtcctcctcctcctcttcctctgccggCGAGGTGGCCCAACATCGGCTCCATATTAAAACGGAGCAACTGAGCCCCAGCCACTACAGCGAGCACTCCCATGGGTCGCCCTCACACTCCGATTATGGCTCCTTCAGTAGCCAAGCCTGCGTCACCTCGGCCACATCGGCTGCTGCAGCCGCGGCCTCTTTCTCCAGCTCCCAGTGTGACTATACTGACCTCCAGAGCTCCAACTATTACAACCCTTACTCTGGCTACCCTTCTAGCCTCTACCAGTACCCTTACTTCCACTCATCCAGGCGGCCCTACACCAGCCCGATCCTCAACAGTCTGTCCATGGCTCCTGCCCACAGTCCCACTGCCTCCAGCTGGGACCAGCCCGTCTACACCACACTGTCTCGACCTTAG